Below is a genomic region from Brassica oleracea var. oleracea cultivar TO1000 chromosome C9, BOL, whole genome shotgun sequence.
TGGGATGATTTTTATTAGTTGATTTTGCAAATAACACATGAGGTAAAAGTTAATTTCAAATAATATTTAAATAACTTTAATAAGATAGAAGATGGACGTCCAAATAATCTGTTTACAGGGAAACAAAGAACCTTATTCTATGCGAGTGATAAGGACGACAACACATGCAAACATTGCTGCGATAAGTATACAACCAATATTCCTGGGCAAAAGAATGAACCAAAACTTACATTCGAGATACTATCAATCGAAACCAAGACGAGGAGAATCAGGTGACATATATAGGCCATGTTCGTTTCTTCGTTCAACTGAATCATTTGGCTGAAGCTGAGCGCGTTGTTCGTTTGGACACAAAAAAACATCACTCATTCGAATGGATCAGTTGAATGATTTTCGAAAATTAGGTTGGATGGAGATGGTTCAGTTGAATGAACCGAAACGAAGCAGTTAGATGGAGATGATTCAGTCGAAATATCCAAATGTCGATTTTGCCCTTGAAAAAACTCAAATATTACAAACCTAATTTCATTTTTTTTCCGTCGTAGCTTTCTCTCTGCGACAAACTCAAATCTCAGTTTCTCTCTAGCCACCATGAAAGGAGCTTGAAGCTCTCACCTCANNNNNNNNNNNNNNNNNNNNNNNNNNNNNNNNNNNNNNNNNNNNNNNNNNNNNNNNNNNNNNNNNNNNNNNNNNNNNNNNNNNNNNNNNNNNNNNNNNNNNNNNNNNNNNNNNNNNNNNNNNNNNNNNNNNNNNNNNNNNNNNNNNNNNNNNNNNNNNNNNNNNNNNNNNNNNNNNNNNNNNNNNNNNNNNNNNNNNNNNNNNNNNNNNNNNNNNNNNNNNNNNNNNNNNNNNNNNNNNNNNNNNNNNNNNNNNNNNNNNNNNNNNNNNNNNNNNNNNNNNNNNNNNNNNNNNNNNNNNNNNNNNNNNNNNNNNNNNNNNNNNNNNNNNNNNNNNNNNNNNNNNNNNNNNNNNNNNNNNNNNNNNNNNNNNNNNNNNNNNNNNNNNNNNNNNNNNNNNNNNNNNNNNNNNNNNNNNNNNNNNNNNNNNNNNNNNNNNNNNNNNNNNNNNNNNNNNNNNNNNNNNNNNNNNNNNNNNNNNNNNNNNNNNNNNNNNNNNNNNNNNNNNNNNNNNNNNNNNNNNNNNNNNNNNNNNNNNNNNNNNNNNNNNNNNNNNNNNNNNNNNNNNNNNNNNNNNNNNNNNNNNNNNNNNNNNNNNNNNNNNNNNNNNNNNNNNNNNNNNNNNNNNNNNNNNNNNNNNNNNNNNNNNNNNNNNNNNNNNNNNNNNNNNNNNNNNNNNNNNNNNNNNNNNNNNNNNNNNNNNNNNNNNNNNNNNNNNNNNNNNNNNNNNNNNNNNNNNNNNNNNNNNNNNNNNNNNNNNNNNNNNNNNNNNNNNNNNNNNNNNNNNNNNNNNNNNNNNNNNNNNNNNNNNNNNNNNNNNNNNNNNNNNNNNNNNNNNNNNNNNNNNNNNNNNNNNNNNNNNNNNNNNNNNNNNNNNNNNNNNNNNNNNNNNNNNNNNNNNNNNNNNNNNNNNNNNNNNNNNNNNNNNNNNNNNNNNNNNNNNNNNNNNNNNNNNNNNNNNNNNNNNNNNNNNNNNNNNNNNNNNNNNNTTTTTTAAATTTCAGTTTTATAAACATTATTGTTGGCATTTGAATATCTACTTTATTTGAATATCTACTTTGAACTGTTTGAAAGTTTATTAAAATTTGAATATCTACTTAGAGTTGTTTGAAAGTTTATTAAAAAATTATTAAAATTTGAGTCTATTTTATAAATAAAGTTATATGAAATTTATATGAAATAAAAATTTATAAATGTCAAAATGCTAATTTTAAAATAATTTCAGTGTAAATATATTTTAGAATGAATAATAAAATTTTCTGTAGTTAAAATTGATATCAAATATATGATTAAATCAAAACATGGGTATATATGTAATTTGGTTATTAAACTCATTTGAATGATTCATCTAAATGGAGAAACAAACATAAAATTCATTCAAATGGTTCATTCAAATGACTCATCCAAATGGAGAAACAAACATGACCAAAAATTTGAATGGATCATTTAGATGGAGCACATAGATGGATCAGCTGAATGGATTCATCTAAATGAAGAAACAAACAGGGCCATATTAGATGTCTTTCAAGACCGGCCAACCTTTTCTAATAATCTCGTTTACTCTAGAGTCAATTTGTTTCTGGACTCTTGGTGGGCAGAGCTCTGCTGCATAACCGTTTAGCTTTGTGGCTAGAGCTGATCTCTCGAGCTCTTCTTCTGCCATGTTTCCAATGAGCTGAAGAAGGAATGGATGCTGTTTCAGCTCAAACTTCTACGTATTCAAAATCACAGAAACTCAATGGATTAACAGCTGAAGGAGTTGTTGTTTAAAGCAAATGGAAGATAAAGATGAACCTGATGGTCAGGCTCAGCGCGATAAAACGTTCCTAGCTGTTGAATTTGGGTAGTGACGATGCTGCTTCTTGATTTAAGCTGCTCTCTTTCTTTGCTAATAGTAGCCAACCTCAACTCTTCCGTAGAATTAGTGAAAATAATGGATCTGTGTCAAAAAAAAAAAAAGATTCGGATCTTTTAAGCTTTTGTACTAATTCAGATAACTCAAGAAAATGTAGTTACCTGTATTGATTACCGACATCAGGGCCTTGTCCAAACACTTGTCTGGAATCATGACTAGACCAGAATAGATCTAAGAGCTGACGATAACCAACTACCCTTGGATCATATTCAACCTGTGACTCACACAAACCTAATAATAAGATAATCTATAAATACCAAATCGAACAACATGGTGAGATCAAAGCTCAGACTAGGAACCTGAACAGACTCGGCGTGATCACCCAGCTTTCTATACTCCGGATTCACCTTCGTTCCCCCGGAGTAACCGGCTGTCGTTCGCACGACGCCGTTTATACAGCCGAACGCCGTCTCCGATCGCCAGAAGCTTCCCAGAGCGAAGACAGCCGATTTCAAGGGACGATCGGGAGAATCAACGACGGGATCTGAGATCTGATTCGATAATCTGATGGATACGGTCTTGTCGAGCAGAGAGATGTATAAGAAGAGGATCGCGAAAGGAGACAAGGAAAGGATTGTCATCTGTGATGAAGCCAATTACAGAGTCCGTCGTCTTCTCTAACTGTCGAACCTCTCCACATGAATGAAAGCCTTGTTGAGTCGCTCAAAAGTCACTCCTGAAATTCATTAGCCAACCTGAAAAGTCTTCAAGTCCCTCTGTCTTATTCAGAAGGGTCCTCCTTTGTATGATTTTTTCTTTTTGATAATTTATTTGCGGTTCGGTTTGGTTGTCCGCTATAATGAACCAAACTAAAAGCGATCGAACCAAAATAAATTTGCTTTGTAAACTAAACTCTAGGCCCGGGCATTTTACCCGGATCCGATCTTTTTATCCTATTGGATCTTGTTGTGAAGGATTCTACCCGATCCGAACCCGAGACCCGAGTGGAGTATCCGAAAACCCGAAACTTCTACTATATATTAGGTTTATATGGATGCTTCAGTTTATTTTTGGTATTATGGGTATTTTTTTAAGTTTCAAATTTTAGTTTTTGGGTATGGTTTTGGGCAGTGTTTTTAAAACCGTACCGACCCGATAGTTGGACCGGGTTCGACCATGAACCGGTTATATAGCCGGGTTGGTCTAGTAATTGGTTCGACCATGAACCGGCCACATAGCCGGATTATATTTCAAAATTATTAAACCAATAAAAACCACTAAAACTATCAAAAATCTATAAACCATCCATATAAACAAAAAACTAATTTATATTTATAATATTTTATGTTCAAAATTGATTATTATTTTAACTATGCATCATGTTTACTAATATTACTTTTATATTTACATACTAAAAAAATATTAAACCATATTATTGAACCAGGTTTGACCCGGTCGAACCATATTGAACCGTGACCCAAAATATTTTCGGTTCAGCTTCCGGTCCGGTTTTAAAAACACTGGTTTTGGGTTTCTGATAAAAAAAAATTAGATTTTCAAAAATATAATTCGGATAATCAGATAAAATTTCAGATATTTTTCATGTCACCGGATCGGATTTTAGATAAAAATTATCATATTTTTTGAGTATTTAAATATTTTTAGGTATTTTTCTGTGTGTTTTAGGTATTTTTTATGTTTGACCCGACATGACCCGAACCGAACCCGATCCGTAACCGGACCGAATCCGAATTGACAAACTATAATTATCTTATTGGGTCCAACTATCTAAAACCCGACCTGACTCGGACCCGAGAAGACCCAAACTGAAAATTTCAAATTACCCTATCGGATTCTAAATTCTTATACCCGAAGAATCCGGATCCGCAACAACCCGACCTCAATGCCCAGGCATACTAAACCCCAACAATCGGCTCACGCGAAATAAAGCATGTACAGCTCACGTAGCGGCGAATTTGCCAATGTCGAAATAGTGAAGAGATTTGGAGAAAGGTCCAGCGGTTAGATGCAGTTTGACTATTCTATTTGTGTCCTTGATGGAAAGCTCAGCTTCTCATACTCTATCTACCTGATCTCTTCTTAGTCAGATATTAAACAAGTCTTGATTTTAATGACGAGAGATTTGGGAAATGAAATTTGCAAATGCATAATATAAGCATCGATAGAGAGAAACAGACTCTAGACAAAGATTTTAAGAACGCAACCAAAGACCAAAAGGAAACACCAGCAAAACTCAAACAAATATATATCTTAATGAAAATCTAGTCAGCCTTGGCAGCAGAAGCAGCAGCTTGACCTCTTAGACGACCAGTTCTCCTAGCAGCAATAAGACCAACCTTCTGTCCTGGTGGTGCATCACGCCTAACCGTACTCGCGTGACCAATGTGCTGATGGTTACCTCCTCCATGAGGATGCTCCACTGGATTCATAGCCACACCACGAACCTTAGGCCATGAGTTCCTCTTCACACGGTACTTGTGGTACGCGTTTCCTGCCTTGAGCATCGGCTTCTCTGTTCTTCCACCACCAGCAACTTGACCAATCATGGCCCTGCATCCACTCGGGACAATCTTCTTCGATCCAGATGGCAACTTGATCTTGTCAATACATATAATCAATTCAATATTGTGCCAAATCAAGTATCAAAAGTAGAATCTTTGGCAAACTGACTCCAAAATTTAATTTTCACCAAAATAACCGAACCGGGCAAACCAAAAATTTGGGTTTTGGGTTCGGTTATCAGTTTGTTTCAGCAATAGGTTAATTCGTTTTTTTTTTATAAATTCTAATCAAACCATAACAAATCTAAACCACGATTCCGAACCAAACTAACCGGACCAAGTAAACTTCAAGTCAAAATAATCCAATTGAACCAAAAAATTGAATTTCTATCCGAACCGGCAGGCCAAATGTGATAAGCATCTAAAAGACTAAAGATCTTCACCAAACAATCTCAACATAATGGTTCCTGGATAGCAGACACAAACCTAGTAGTATCATTATCCGGGTTGTGAGAGATAACGATAGCGCAATCTCCAGAAGCTCTAGCGAGCACACCACGATCACCGACATGATGCTCGACGTTGCAGACAACAGCCCCTTCAGGAATAGCTCTAAGCGGGAGGACATTTCCGACAACAAGAGTGGCTTTCTTACCGCAGTACAAGAAATGTAATCGTTTCAAATCTATGATGTCAACAATGTTATCATGTTTGATGCATAAACACCAAAATAACAACAATATTTGGAGAGAATAAATAATACATTAAAATAGTAATATTTTTATATCGTTAACTAGCATTTATAACATGTACACATCAATGTCGAGAAGACAATGCATAAACTCAAGATCAAAACTGGAACTATGGGCAAGTTTTTGAGCAGACCAGACAATGCACCTTTGTTTGGTCTTAGTATTTTAGTTTCATGTTCTTGCAATGTAAAACCCAGACAAGGTGATAGTTATGAGCTTGTTGAACTAGACATGTGAACATTTTTATAATATACAAGAATGACCAAGAATGAGAGACTAAGTGAGAGAGAGAGAGTCAAAACTATATACAATATATGACTTGTATCCACTTCATCTGATCTATTGTTGAAAAGAAAAAACATTTTAAGGTATGAAGGAGATTAATGTGAGTAAATAGGCCTGGGCATAATATCTGTAACATGAAATCCGAACCGAACTCGAACCGAAAACCCGATTCATATCTGGTCCGAAATGTAAAAAATACCCGAATGAGTCTTGTAAGGTGGTACAAAACATATCCGAACCCGAAGTGTTATTAACCGAACCCGAAAGGGTAACCCGTAAAACCGAAAAAACCGAAAAATCCAAAAAAATATTCGAAGAAACCGATCTGAATGTCCAAAATAATATACAATATAATTATATGAAACATGAATATATACTTCAAATATTCAATTTCATATTTATTTTGATATGTTATCTAACAATAAGTATTTAAATTTTAATTAACTATCTTAAATACTTAATTATATATAAATAAATATATATTTCTTATGTTTTACTTTTAAATTTTAGATTTTATTTCGGGTATATCCGAACCGATCCGATATAACCCGAATCCGAATGATATATGAGATTACTTTATGGGTTCTATGATGTGATACAAAACCGATCCGAACCCAACGTGTTATATCCGAACCCGGCCCGTACTTGCAAATCTACTAGAATGGGACCTTGTAGGTGTTATAAAAGAGAACCAAAATCCGAAAAACCCGATCCGAATGCCAACGGTTACCCGAACGCCCAGGCCTATGAGTAAACATGTCTTGCATGATTTAATTCTGTATGACATTATACCAATTTAATTCTGTATGACATGATAGTTCAGTGGTTATGGATGTTATCAAATACATAATTTATATTTCGGGAAGGATAATGACACATCAAATTAATTAACTAAACTAATATGTTACGGAAGATTATTTTATCTTTTGTAACTGAGTATTTTATCAAATACATAATTTCCAAGGATAATGACACATCAAATTAATTAACTAAACAAATATGTTACGGAAGATTCTTTTATATTTTGTAACTGAGTTAAGGGCTTATAAATAAAGGGAACTAGAATTTGATCCGCGCCCCCGCGCAGGTATATTTTTTTAAAAAAATATGTTTCTATTTCCTTTTCATGTCAATAATATTAGGGCTGAAAAAAATATCTGAATCTGAAGAACCAAATCGATCCAAATCCAAAAAGTAGTATCAAACCCGTACCGAAATTGATTAAATATCTGAATTATTCAATTTTGGTTTTTGGAAAACTGAAATCGAATCCGATCCAAACTGAAGTATTTCGGGTACCCGAATGTATTCGAAATAGATTTATATACTTATATATTAATTATTTTTAGATGTAATGTATATAAAAACATCTAGAATATACATGATACTTTTAAGTTGGTTTAAATACTTGAAAATATATACAAATAATCAATTGTAAATATCAAAGTAAAAGTATACTTAAAACACCAAAAATATTTAAAATAATTATTGATTCTCTATCCAAATATTTGCACTAAACTAATTTATATGTTAAGTTTAGGTATCATGACATATGTTATTCAAATTTATATTTAATATATTATTTTGTTTATAGTTTTTGTGAAATTTAAAGATTATAATGAATTTAAAAATTTTAAAATTAATTTAAATGAGTTATCCGAACTCGAATTGAACCCGCAAAAATCCGAAGCGAACCCGAACTGAAATTTAGAAATATTCGAATGGGGCTGAAATCTTTGACCCCAGAAATCCGAAACCCAAACAGACCTGAACCGAATCCGATTAGGTACCAAATCGATAGTTTCTCATAATATAATAGACTTCTAATTTTTCTTAAAAATATAAGTCCATTACTCTTCTTTTTTTGTAGTATACTATCTATGTTTCCAAACAAACCTTTTTTTTAACTGTAATATATGTTTCCAAACAAACCTCTTTTTTTTTCTTTAAAACTGCAATCCATGTTTCCAAACAAACTTTTTTTAAAGTTGCAATCTATGTTTCCAAACGAACTTTAAAAAAAAATTGATATCTATATTTCCAAACAAACATAATTTGTACTTGAGTTTTAATAAGATAGTTGTGTTTGGTAGACCTTTTTTTTATTAATCTGGGGATATTCTAAACCCATGGAAAGACCCAGACTAATTCTCAATGTGAGGTGTAGCCCACGGAAAGTTCCTCTCTCCGGGCATTCAAACAGGCTCTAAGGCATGGGTCCATGTTAAGTATCAGGATAATTGTGACTTAGTTTCGCGCAACAGATGGATCAAAGCTGAAACGTGTTAGCGTCCCAGCCCCGCATTCTTACCATCCGACCACAATCACCAAGTCAAAAGTGTTGATCCATGATCTCTTTAGTTTAATGTACATCAAGTGTTTGTATCAATAGCGAGAATTTTATGGCGCAGAAAAAGTTTTCACCAGTTTAACATATATTTTATTAATTAGATGAAAACAATTAATCATATTTTATTTGTTTTACTCTCATTTATGTTCAAGTAAAGCATATTGTTTATTTTTAAGTAATCAAAAATATCTTCGTTGCTTACCATTTTTCTCTTTGTTTGTTTTTTTTGAGAAAGGGCTAATTTTTCTCTTTGTTACCCTATTTAAATTACTCTCAGTTACTTTGAGTTCACCAGACACACCGTAGAAATATGAAACATACGGTAACTGATAGTTCGAGAATTGTATTACTAAATAAAAAAAGAATAAAATATTTGAGAACCACTCTAGAATAACACTAAACAAATATTTATTCCAAAATAGCATATAAGAAAAAGTTTTCTCAAAATAATATTAACTAATTAAATATATATAAATCAATAGGTTGGGCTAGTGGTGCTTGAGAGATAACCTCGATATGGCTATCCCGCAGTTCGATATCCGTTGGCTACCCGAACTGCTTTAAATGATAAGAATACGTGGATGATACGGGATTCGTGGAATTACTCGACTGACTTCGGTCACCGAATCCTCACAATTATCATATATATATATATATATATATTATTTTGATTTAATGATTAAGGTTTAATATTTAACAAATAAGATTAGGATAAGGATTTAGAGTGAAATCATTTAATTATTTTTCTCATTAATTAATGCTATTTTGAAACAATTATTACTCCATATGTTTCACAATAACTGTCACTTTAACATTTTTTATTAAAAAAAAATCATTTTACAATTTCAATGCAAATTATATTTATTTTCAGCTAAAAATTAATTGAAAACTACATTGATTTTATAAATAATTTTATTTATCTCAAATACTATTGGTCAGAGAGATATCATTAATAACAACTTACATATATTTCCGCCATTTTCTTAATTTGTGTGAAAAATGTCAAAGTGACACATGTATTTCCGCCACCTTCTTAATTTTGTTATAATTTATTTTATTATATAAAAAGATATGTTCCAAATATTTTGTGAATAAAATATTTTAGATTGTAGCTTTTTATTTAGTAAAGATAAAACCTAAGATTGCCAAACAGGTAATTTGGCCTAATATATAAACATGCTCCAAATTTTCGTCTTATTTATAATATGTGTGCATATGTGCGCAATGAAAGAATTATTTGTTTGAAACGGTTTAGTTTATTTTAACAGATACGGAAATAGCTTGCATTTGAAACATAATACCTTACAATTTGACAAATTTATTTAAATTCTGAAAGAATTTCAATTTTACCACAAGTTTGGTACCACTTTTTAAATTTACCTATTTTCATAAATACTTTAAGTGTTATAAAACGTAAAATTTAATGTTTAAAAATAATTAATAAATGTTTAAACATAACTTATTAAAATATTCATAGAAGTTTACAAACCCAACCCACCTACTAAATAATAAACTCTAAGAAATAATCAATTAACCATAAACCTAAATGTTAGAAATTTTTTGATTGGGTGTCTTTTTTAAAAGTGGCTGTCAACTTATGGTATTTTAAACAATTTCTCTTAAATTCTTTAGATATTTTTTTCTAAATTCATGAAACTCGATTCTAAGTTTTACCAATACCCGAATTCATAAGAGTTTTGTCAAAGTATACAGTATACTTTGGATAATATTGTATATACACATACCGAAGTACATTGACCTTTTTTCATTCTGATATACACAATCATAATTTGATAGATGACAACTATGATAGTCGTACTTATTATCCCTTTCTACTATTTTTGGAGTAGAGACTTTTTTTTTTTTTTTTTTTGCTAAAATTTGGCAGTAGAGACTATATTGAAAGGTGTTTATATACATACCTAGTTAATGACACGGATTCAAACCTGAATTATTGATTTTGGAACATTTATATATTGTGGATTATTAAAGAACATGTAGATTTTTTTTTAATTGATCACAACGTATTTATAGAAGTTAACTAGCTACTCCTCTCAAGATCACCGGCTAACCTTTCACGCCGACTTGAGGGAAAAAAGACTCCAACTATTACAAATTTTCGTCTTCGAAAGAAAAAAAAGAACCAAAAAAACCCAACCCGCGGGTTGATGCCTTGCTAACACGGATCTTCTTCTGGTCATCACGTAGCTATTAGTCAGCTTTCTTGGATATTTTAGATCGA
It encodes:
- the LOC106313550 gene encoding 60S ribosomal protein L8-1-like → MIGQVAGGGRTEKPMLKAGNAYHKYRVKRNSWPKVRGVAMNPVEHPHGGGNHQHIGHASTVRRDAPPGQKVGLIAARRTGRLRGQAAASAAKAD
- the LOC106313549 gene encoding peptide methionine sulfoxide reductase A5: MTILSLSPFAILFLYISLLDKTVSIRLSNQISDPVVDSPDRPLKSAVFALGSFWRSETAFGCINGVVRTTAGYSGGTKVNPEYRKLGDHAESVQVEYDPRVVGYRQLLDLFWSSHDSRQVFGQGPDVGNQYRSIIFTNSTEELRLATISKEREQLKSRSSIVTTQIQQLGTFYRAEPDHQKFELKQHPFLLQLIGNMAEEELERSALATKLNGYAAELCPPRVQKQIDSRVNEIIRKGWPVLKDI